The following proteins come from a genomic window of Gottfriedia acidiceleris:
- the prfB gene encoding peptide chain release factor 2 (programmed frameshift), translating into MELVEVKQELEKMAKRLQAFRGLFDVETKQARLDELEAFMSEPDFWDDQKAAQVVISEVNGLKEVINEFNDLNDGYENLEVTYELVKEENDDELFEELVTEVKSLTGKLNDFELQLLLSEPYDKNNAILELHPGAGGTESQDWGSMLLRMYTRWAEKRGFKVETLDYLPGDEAGIKSVTLAIKGHNAYGYLKAEKGVHRLVRISPFDSSGRRHTSFVSCEVMPEFNEEIEIDIRTEDLKIDTYRASGAGGQHINTTDSAVRITHVPTNTVVTCQTERSQIKNREHAMKMLKAKLYQRKIEEQQAQLDEIRGEQKEIGWGSQIRSYVFHPYSMVKDHRTNTEVGNVHAVMDGDLDPFIDAYLRSKI; encoded by the exons ATGGAATTAGTAGAAGTAAAGCAAGAACTAGAAAAGATGGCGAAACGCCTTCAAGCATTTAGG GGTCTCTTTGACGTCGAAACAAAACAAGCAAGACTAGATGAGCTTGAAGCGTTTATGTCAGAGCCAGATTTTTGGGATGATCAAAAAGCTGCACAAGTAGTAATTAGTGAAGTAAATGGTTTAAAAGAAGTCATTAATGAATTCAATGATTTAAATGATGGATATGAGAATCTTGAAGTAACTTATGAGTTAGTTAAAGAAGAAAATGACGATGAATTATTTGAAGAACTAGTAACTGAAGTAAAATCTTTAACTGGTAAACTGAATGATTTTGAACTTCAATTATTATTAAGCGAGCCATATGATAAAAATAATGCAATTCTTGAGCTTCACCCAGGAGCAGGTGGAACCGAGTCTCAAGATTGGGGTTCAATGTTATTACGTATGTACACTAGATGGGCTGAAAAACGTGGATTTAAAGTCGAAACTTTAGATTATCTACCTGGTGATGAGGCTGGAATAAAGAGTGTAACTTTAGCAATTAAAGGCCATAATGCTTATGGCTATTTAAAAGCAGAGAAAGGCGTTCATCGTTTAGTACGTATATCTCCATTCGATTCATCAGGTCGTCGTCATACTTCTTTCGTTTCTTGCGAAGTAATGCCTGAGTTCAATGAAGAAATTGAAATCGATATACGTACAGAAGATTTAAAAATTGATACGTATCGTGCAAGTGGAGCGGGTGGTCAGCACATTAATACAACTGACTCAGCAGTACGTATTACGCATGTTCCAACTAACACTGTAGTAACTTGTCAAACAGAACGTTCACAAATTAAAAACCGTGAACATGCAATGAAAATGTTAAAAGCAAAACTATATCAACGCAAAATAGAAGAGCAACAAGCTCAACTAGACGAAATCCGTGGAGAACAAAAAGAAATTGGCTGGGGAAGTCAAATTCGTTCATATGTTTTCCACCCATATTCAATGGTTAAAGATCATCGAACAAACACAGAGGTTGGTAATGTACATGCAGTAATGGATGGAGATCTTGATCCATTTATTGATGCTTATTTACGTTCTAAGATTTAA
- the secA gene encoding preprotein translocase subunit SecA produces MLGMIKKVFDLNQRQLNKMQKQVDQVLSLQDQYAKLSDDELRGKTFEFKERIQKGETLDDILVEAFAVVREGATRVLGMTPYPVQILGGISLHEGNISEMKTGEGKTLTSTLPVYLNALSSEGVHVVTVNEYLASRDAREMGQLYEFLGLTVGLNLNSMEPDEKREAYACDITYSTNNELGFDYLRDNMVVYAEQRVQRPLNYAIIDEVDSILIDEARTPLIISGQAKQSAQSYIAANAFVGMLKLDKDYTYDVKTKSVLLTEDGISRAEKAFGVENLFDLKNVNLNHHITQALRAHVTMTHDVDYVVQDGEIVIVDQFTGRLMKGRRYSEGLHQAIEAKEGLKIQNESMTLATITFQNYFRMYKKLSGMTGTAKTEEEEFRNIYNMNVLVIPTNRPIARIDKPDLVYKTMTGKFNAVVDEIVERHKTGQPVLVGTVAIETSELISQLLKRKGVKHEVLNAKNHEREADIIALAGHRGAVTIATNMAGRGTDIKLGEGIRELGGLAVIGTERHESRRIDNQLRGRSGRQGDPGVTTFYLSMEDELMRRFGSENLSVMMDRLGLDDSQPIESKMVSRAVESAQKRVEGNNFDARKQLLQYDDVLRQQREVIYAQRSEVIDSNDLQPIVKNMIEGTINRVVQAHTPNEQLQEEWNVEGIIDFLEANLLNEDEITVEQLRVIEPDEMVELIQKTVFERYEEKQAALPVEQMREFEKVVLLRTVDSKWMAHIDSMDQLREGIHLRAYAQIDPLREYQMEGFAMFEEMIASIEEEVSRIIMKAEIEADVEREAVQGDAIHVSNDGEGEVKKKPIVKGEETGRNEDCPCGSGKKYKNCHGKGI; encoded by the coding sequence ATGCTTGGAATGATAAAAAAGGTTTTTGATCTTAATCAGCGACAATTAAATAAAATGCAAAAACAAGTTGATCAAGTGTTATCTTTACAGGATCAGTATGCAAAATTATCTGATGATGAACTTAGAGGTAAAACATTTGAATTTAAAGAGCGTATTCAAAAAGGTGAAACTCTTGATGATATTTTAGTTGAAGCATTTGCCGTTGTTCGTGAAGGTGCTACTCGTGTGCTTGGTATGACTCCATATCCTGTACAGATATTAGGTGGAATTTCCTTACATGAAGGTAATATTTCAGAAATGAAAACTGGGGAAGGTAAAACTTTAACTTCCACTTTACCTGTTTATTTAAATGCATTAAGTAGCGAAGGTGTTCACGTTGTTACCGTCAATGAATACTTAGCTAGTCGTGATGCTCGTGAAATGGGTCAATTATATGAGTTTTTAGGACTTACTGTTGGTCTAAATTTAAATAGTATGGAGCCAGATGAGAAGCGTGAAGCATATGCTTGTGATATTACGTATAGTACAAATAATGAATTAGGATTTGACTATTTACGTGATAACATGGTTGTATACGCTGAACAACGAGTTCAACGTCCACTAAACTATGCTATTATCGATGAGGTTGACTCAATTTTAATTGACGAAGCACGTACTCCATTAATTATATCAGGACAAGCAAAACAGTCTGCTCAATCTTATATTGCGGCGAATGCATTTGTTGGAATGCTAAAGCTAGACAAGGATTATACGTACGATGTAAAAACAAAATCAGTTTTATTAACTGAAGATGGTATTTCACGTGCAGAAAAAGCTTTTGGTGTTGAAAACCTATTTGATTTGAAAAATGTTAACTTAAACCATCATATTACTCAGGCATTACGAGCTCACGTGACGATGACTCATGATGTAGATTATGTAGTTCAAGATGGAGAAATTGTAATCGTTGACCAATTTACTGGTCGTTTAATGAAAGGCCGTAGATACAGCGAAGGTCTTCACCAAGCGATCGAAGCTAAAGAAGGATTAAAAATTCAAAACGAAAGTATGACGCTTGCGACAATTACTTTCCAAAACTACTTCCGTATGTACAAAAAACTTTCGGGTATGACAGGTACAGCTAAAACTGAGGAAGAAGAATTCCGTAATATTTACAATATGAATGTTCTAGTTATTCCTACGAACCGACCAATCGCTCGTATAGATAAACCTGATTTAGTATACAAAACAATGACTGGGAAATTTAATGCTGTTGTTGATGAAATCGTTGAGCGTCACAAAACTGGGCAACCAGTTCTAGTTGGTACAGTAGCAATCGAGACTTCAGAGTTAATCTCTCAATTGCTAAAGCGTAAAGGTGTTAAACACGAAGTATTAAATGCGAAAAACCATGAACGTGAGGCTGATATTATCGCATTAGCTGGTCACCGTGGCGCAGTTACTATTGCGACAAACATGGCTGGTCGTGGTACAGATATTAAATTAGGTGAAGGCATTCGTGAGCTAGGCGGATTAGCTGTAATTGGTACAGAGCGCCATGAAAGCCGTCGTATTGATAATCAGTTACGTGGTCGTTCTGGTCGTCAAGGTGACCCTGGTGTGACAACTTTCTATTTATCAATGGAAGATGAATTAATGCGTCGTTTTGGTTCAGAAAATTTATCAGTTATGATGGACCGTTTAGGATTAGATGATTCTCAACCAATTGAAAGTAAGATGGTATCTCGTGCAGTTGAATCTGCACAAAAACGAGTAGAGGGTAATAACTTTGATGCTCGTAAACAATTACTTCAATATGATGATGTATTACGTCAACAACGTGAAGTTATATATGCTCAACGTTCTGAAGTTATTGATTCAAATGATTTACAACCAATTGTTAAGAATATGATTGAAGGTACTATTAACAGAGTAGTTCAAGCTCATACTCCAAATGAGCAGCTTCAAGAAGAGTGGAATGTAGAAGGAATCATTGATTTCTTAGAAGCAAACCTATTAAATGAAGATGAAATCACAGTTGAACAATTACGTGTAATTGAACCAGATGAAATGGTTGAACTAATTCAAAAAACAGTATTCGAGCGTTACGAAGAAAAACAGGCAGCTTTACCAGTTGAACAAATGCGTGAGTTTGAAAAAGTTGTATTATTACGTACAGTTGATAGCAAGTGGATGGCTCACATCGATTCAATGGATCAACTTCGTGAAGGAATCCATTTACGCGCATATGCACAAATTGATCCATTACGTGAATATCAAATGGAAGGCTTCGCAATGTTTGAAGAGATGATTGCTTCAATTGAAGAAGAAGTATCTCGCATTATTATGAAAGCTGAAATTGAAGCTGATGTAGAGCGTGAAGCTGTACAAGGTGATGCAATTCATGTAAGTAATGATGGTGAAGGTGAAGTAAAGAAAAAGCCAATCGTAAAAGGCGAAGAAACTGGCCGAAATGAAGATTGTCCTTGTGGATCAGGTAAGAAGTATAAAAACTGCCACGGTAAAGGAATCTAA
- the hpf gene encoding ribosome hibernation-promoting factor, HPF/YfiA family, with protein MMLNIRGENIEITPAIRDYVDKKLSRFDRYFDEELTARVNAKVFHDKQRIEVTIPGTYMLLRAEEEHSDLYAAVDLVIDKLDRQIRKHKTKVNRKLREKGSLKFMFAPSTTESAVAVEEHENDIELVRTKQFDLKPMDAEEAVLQMNMLGHNFFVFLNGETNKTNIVYARKDGRYGLIEAK; from the coding sequence ATGATGCTAAACATCCGAGGCGAAAATATTGAAATTACTCCAGCAATTCGTGATTACGTAGATAAAAAATTATCGCGATTTGATCGTTATTTTGACGAAGAGTTAACGGCGAGAGTTAATGCTAAGGTATTCCACGACAAGCAAAGAATTGAAGTAACTATTCCTGGAACATATATGTTATTACGCGCAGAAGAAGAGCATTCAGATTTGTATGCAGCTGTCGATTTAGTTATTGATAAACTAGATCGTCAAATAAGAAAACACAAAACAAAAGTAAATCGCAAATTAAGAGAAAAAGGTTCATTAAAATTCATGTTTGCACCATCAACTACTGAATCAGCTGTTGCAGTAGAAGAGCACGAAAATGACATTGAGTTAGTTCGAACAAAGCAATTTGATTTAAAACCTATGGATGCAGAAGAAGCAGTGCTACAAATGAATATGTTAGGTCATAACTTCTTTGTATTCTTAAATGGTGAAACGAATAAAACGAACATCGTTTACGCTAGAAAAGATGGGCGTTATGGTTTAATTGAAGCCAAATAA
- the cspD gene encoding cold-shock protein CspD, with translation MQGKVKWFNAEKGFGFIEREDGDDVFVHFSAINAEGYKSLEEGQAVSFEIVEGNRGPQAANVTKI, from the coding sequence ATGCAAGGTAAAGTAAAATGGTTTAATGCAGAAAAAGGTTTTGGATTTATCGAGCGTGAAGATGGAGACGATGTATTCGTACATTTCTCAGCTATCAACGCAGAAGGTTACAAATCTTTAGAAGAAGGCCAAGCAGTTAGCTTCGAAATCGTTGAAGGTAACCGTGGACCTCAAGCTGCTAATGTTACTAAAATTTAA
- a CDS encoding APC family permease, protein MLSILKRYLIGKPLKSTELSEQKLSNTKALAILSSDALSSVAYGPEQILIVLTTVGAVAYWYSVPIGIGVLILLLALILSYRQIIFSYPHGGGAYVVSKQNLGVIPGLVAGGSLLVDYILTVAVSVSAGTDAITSAFPVLHAHTVFIAVILVICITILNLRGLTESASILAYPVYLFVVALVIIIIVGLYNVFTGHAPQTAHSAIGTVVPGISLFILLKAFSSGCSALTGVEAISNAIPNFKEPSDKNAAKTLLMMGSILAVLFSGIMFLAYWYGIVPNAEETVMSQLGSDIFGRNIIYFFIQGTTALILVLAANTGFSAFPLLAYNLASDKFMPRMYLLRGDRLGYSNGIITLGVASILLIIAFQGKTEELIPLYAVGVFVPFTLSQTGMVIKWIREKPAGWFPKLIANFVGAFISATVSIIFLTTKLNQVWSIFVFLPLIVILFLRIRKHYEAVGDQLRLNNDIPEKISGNIMVVPVAGITKVVERTMQYAQGIADEVYAVYISFDKESEEQMREKWEAWNPNVKLIVVHSEYREITRPLLKVIDEMEAKAHEQGFEITVLIPQFITRKNWHNVLHNQSSLLLRAYLLHKRSVIVTTVPYRFKV, encoded by the coding sequence ATGTTATCGATTTTAAAACGATACTTAATTGGTAAACCACTTAAGTCAACAGAGTTAAGTGAACAAAAGTTATCGAATACGAAGGCTTTGGCAATTCTATCGTCAGATGCGCTTTCTTCAGTAGCATACGGTCCAGAGCAGATTCTGATCGTTTTAACTACGGTTGGGGCAGTAGCGTATTGGTATTCGGTTCCGATTGGTATAGGCGTACTGATTTTATTATTAGCATTAATTTTATCTTATCGCCAAATTATTTTTAGTTATCCTCATGGTGGAGGCGCATATGTCGTATCTAAACAAAACCTCGGTGTTATTCCAGGTTTAGTTGCCGGCGGATCCTTGTTAGTTGACTATATCTTGACAGTAGCGGTTAGTGTGTCAGCAGGAACCGACGCGATTACGTCCGCATTCCCAGTTTTGCACGCTCATACAGTCTTTATTGCTGTTATTTTGGTTATATGTATTACAATTTTAAACTTACGCGGATTGACTGAATCTGCTTCGATTTTGGCATATCCAGTTTATTTATTCGTTGTAGCTCTTGTTATTATCATTATCGTAGGTTTATATAATGTCTTTACAGGCCATGCTCCACAAACAGCACATTCAGCGATTGGTACTGTTGTTCCAGGGATTTCGCTCTTTATTCTTTTAAAAGCATTTTCATCAGGCTGTTCAGCTTTAACCGGTGTAGAAGCAATTTCAAATGCTATTCCGAACTTTAAAGAACCTTCAGATAAAAATGCGGCAAAAACACTATTGATGATGGGTTCGATTTTAGCAGTACTATTCTCAGGAATAATGTTTTTAGCTTACTGGTATGGAATCGTACCAAATGCAGAAGAAACGGTTATGTCCCAATTAGGTTCTGATATTTTCGGACGAAATATCATCTATTTCTTTATACAAGGGACAACTGCGCTAATCCTAGTATTAGCAGCTAATACGGGATTTTCAGCATTCCCACTACTTGCTTATAACTTAGCAAGTGACAAATTTATGCCTAGAATGTATTTACTTCGAGGGGATCGTTTAGGTTATTCAAATGGTATTATTACACTTGGTGTAGCTTCAATTTTATTAATTATTGCTTTCCAAGGTAAAACAGAAGAATTAATTCCATTATATGCGGTTGGTGTATTCGTACCATTTACACTTTCTCAAACAGGTATGGTAATTAAATGGATTAGAGAAAAACCAGCTGGCTGGTTCCCAAAATTAATTGCTAACTTCGTTGGTGCATTTATTTCAGCAACTGTTTCAATTATTTTCTTAACGACTAAGTTAAATCAAGTTTGGTCAATATTTGTTTTCTTACCTTTGATTGTTATTCTATTCTTAAGAATTCGTAAGCATTATGAAGCAGTAGGTGACCAATTAAGATTAAATAATGATATTCCTGAAAAAATTAGTGGAAATATCATGGTAGTTCCTGTCGCTGGGATTACAAAAGTAGTTGAACGTACAATGCAATATGCTCAAGGGATTGCTGATGAAGTCTATGCTGTTTACATTTCTTTTGATAAAGAAAGTGAAGAGCAAATGAGAGAAAAATGGGAAGCATGGAATCCAAACGTAAAATTAATTGTTGTTCACTCTGAGTATCGAGAAATCACAAGACCTCTTTTAAAAGTAATAGATGAAATGGAAGCAAAAGCTCATGAACAAGGTTTTGAAATTACAGTTTTAATACCACAGTTTATTACCAGAAAAAATTGGCATAATGTTTTACATAATCAATCTAGCTTATTACTGCGAGCGTATTTACTTCACAAACGAAGCGTTATTGTAACTACTGTACCTTATCGATTTAAGGTGTAG
- a CDS encoding flagellar biosynthesis anti-sigma factor FlgM: MMDYTSDEDKVHLHQYNVEKIEQNKRKQEGKIEISPQAKDNQIANQLIEERNERLQQLKKQIDEGTYKVQPIKVAEKMLSYFNKK; this comes from the coding sequence ATGATGGATTATACATCTGATGAAGATAAAGTTCATTTACATCAATACAACGTAGAAAAAATTGAACAAAATAAACGAAAACAAGAAGGGAAAATAGAAATCTCCCCTCAAGCGAAGGATAATCAAATCGCAAATCAGCTAATCGAGGAACGTAATGAACGTTTACAGCAATTAAAAAAACAAATTGACGAGGGAACATACAAAGTTCAACCAATTAAAGTGGCTGAAAAAATGCTTAGCTATTTTAATAAGAAATAA
- a CDS encoding ComF family protein, translated as MGNQKHCKNCVEYMSLKLDMPLIINKSIFHYTNEIKEWLNHFKFYGDVQLASIFASDLREYYENSFKNYKIVPIPLSDVRLKERGFNQVEVLAQYAGLKLTNCLERIHTEKQSKLNRNERLSREQVFSFCSEGKIENEPIVLLDDVYTTGKTVQDAAAILFQNGATEVHSLTLIRA; from the coding sequence ATGGGAAATCAGAAGCATTGTAAAAATTGTGTAGAGTATATGAGTTTAAAGCTAGATATGCCGTTAATTATTAATAAGTCGATATTTCATTATACAAATGAAATAAAAGAGTGGCTTAATCATTTTAAATTTTATGGTGATGTTCAGTTAGCATCTATATTTGCGAGTGATTTGAGGGAATACTATGAAAATTCTTTCAAAAATTATAAAATAGTTCCAATACCTCTAAGTGATGTGAGACTAAAGGAACGAGGTTTTAATCAAGTTGAAGTGCTCGCACAATATGCAGGTTTAAAGTTAACAAATTGTTTAGAAAGAATCCATACCGAAAAACAAAGTAAGTTAAATCGTAATGAAAGACTAAGCCGAGAACAAGTTTTTTCTTTTTGTAGTGAGGGAAAAATCGAAAACGAACCGATTGTATTACTTGACGATGTGTATACAACTGGTAAAACGGTACAAGATGCCGCAGCAATATTATTCCAAAATGGTGCTACTGAAGTACATTCACTCACATTAATTCGCGCATAA